A region from the Polyangiaceae bacterium genome encodes:
- a CDS encoding RICIN domain-containing protein, translating to MPTSTSCLKVPNHATANGTALSVGTCDTTPSKDVFAFNNNGEITYTRNGVTKCVDMQGPTEAQWLAGNSAPNTGATIQLWSCAGVLGQKWNVTGPVTHTSSSKCLDWGGDLTNGTPYGTTCNGLAYQNWDYYWKTDI from the coding sequence TTGCCGACTTCAACCTCGTGTCTCAAGGTTCCGAACCACGCAACGGCGAACGGCACTGCGCTCAGTGTAGGCACCTGTGACACGACGCCGTCGAAGGACGTCTTCGCGTTCAACAACAACGGCGAGATCACCTACACGCGCAACGGCGTCACCAAGTGCGTCGACATGCAAGGGCCGACGGAGGCGCAGTGGCTGGCCGGCAACAGCGCGCCGAACACCGGCGCCACCATTCAGCTGTGGTCTTGCGCAGGAGTGCTCGGCCAGAAGTGGAACGTCACCGGGCCTGTCACCCACACGTCCAGCTCGAAGTGCCTCGACTGGGGCGGCGACCTGACGAACGGCACGCCCTACGGCACCACCTGCAACGGTCTCGCCTACCAGAACTGGGACTACTACTGGAAGACGGACATTTGA